The nucleotide window CCAACTcggcattaaaaaagaaaaacaaattgcaAGCCCACTTCTCGCATATGATACACTGTCATCACTGCCGCTGTTTCGCAATGTCGCTGCTGCCACCGCCACTGCTTCGTGAATTCTTGGTCATGTCATTGCCGCCACTACCAGCACTTCGGAGGTGGAGCTGTAAAGGTCCTTGGCCAGGGTTGGGTGCAGTGCCCCTCGGACGAACCCCTGGGCGGTTAGCTCATCGCCCTAAAGACAGCTATCGGCCTTGAGGATCGGCCACCGAGTGGCGTAGGGGGCCCCCGGTTCCCCGGCCGGAAGATTGACCATATTCTGGGCTTGGTACAGTTCCCGTACCGGCAATGGGCGCGTTGGCACCCTCTTGGAAGGGTCGCTACCGGACGACCCGGCTGACCCTTTCCCCTTCACACTCCCCGAGCCCTCCCCCTGGGCAATGGCCCCAGGCGATTCCAGGGAGGTGCTTGAGCGGGTGGCCCGGCTCATAGGCGGCTTCCGAACCACCATCTTCGTCTTCTTAAGAGGGCGCCCCGATGCCGGAGATGCCGGCGCCCTCTTCGACGTGCCCCCCAACGGGACAACCCCGCCTCCGGAGCCTTCCTTGTCCCGAGACGGGGGCTCGACGGCCTTGGCGCTGGCCGTCCTCTTCATCGATCGTAGGTCCACCATTTTTGCAAAAGTTAGCAGCGGTCAAATAGTTCGGGACGAGCGAACGTGCCATTATATGCGAATGGCCATACCCCCGGTGGCAGGGCATAGCTCCGCTTCGAccatccactcctcggtcatctccttAATCGCCCGAGAAGAGGACATGATACCCCTCAGACGATCCACGATTGTTGCGTCTCCATCAGAGAGCGACGGGGGGGCGTTATCGATGGTCCGAAAAGCCCACCCAGTGCTGAAACCCCACTCTTGATCACAACTAATATGGAAGAAACGCCTCTTCCAACTTTTGTTGTTGGAGGGCGCACCACTGATCTTGAAACCGCTGTGGGCGATCAAGTAATACTCGCCTGGTCCCCTGCCCAAGCAGAAGCAAGCCAGAAAGAGGGGCCGGGACGGCTCGATCTTAGCCCCCCGACACTCCCAGATGAAAGCCACCAAGTAGCGCCAGGAGTTTGGCGACACATGGGATGGGGAGATTCCCCAAGAGTGAAGACAGTCCCTTATGACAGGGTGCACCGGGAACCGCAGCCCCACCTCAAGCGGCCCCACTATTAACTCGAATCCGTCGGGAAACCAGTCGTACGACCGCTGCCTAGGTCGAGGGGCGTGCAGGCCGTAACACTCCGGGATGCGGTAGCGGTCCCGGAGCACTCTCAGAAGGTCCTCGGTCACCACTGAGTCCACGTCATGCCACGACTTGAGGGACTCAAGCACGGCGGAACCCTCCGAGGCCTCCGAGGAGGCGCTACCCGAAGACACACTCACCACCTCATCTCGGGAACTTGcaaaaggagaaggagaaggagagggaggaggaggcgaaAACGAAGACAAAGATGAAGacggagacatcccgacctcagaGTTCCGAGGAAGAAGCCCAGGGTCCGGGGCGAAGGATTGAAGCAAAGAGGACGGTGGAGTTGCAAGAAAGAGCCGAAGCGTGGGACAAAAAACTGATGGCAAAGGTGATGGCAACCGCCCTAAATGGGGATTATAAAAGGCGAGTAACCCATGGCCAGAAGCCGAGGTGGTCCTCGCCGAGCTTCATGAGGGGATTTGTAGGGAGCACATCGGTGGACGAACCTTGGCTTTCAAAACCCTCCGACAAGGGTACTACTAGCCAACCATGTGCCAGGATGCCATGTCATACGTGCGGCAGTGCCCACAATGCCAGCGGCACACCCGACTGCCGCACCAGCCAGTCGTTCCCCTTACTCCGATAGACGTGGCCTGGCCCTTTGCCCAATGGGGGCTCGACCTCCTTGGACCCTTCCCTCCAGTATCGGGTCAACGACGCTTTCTTATAGTTggggtcgactacttcacgaagtAGGTGGAAGCCGAACCCTTGACCTCCATTACCGAGAAGCAAGTCCAGAGCTTCACATGGAAGAATATCATCATCAGGTTCGGGATCCCGAAGGCTATCGTCACCGACAACGGAACTCAATTCAACAACACTAAGTTCAAAGCCTATTGCCCACCCCCAAACCATGGAACCAGCTCGGTCGCGCACCCCCAAACCATGGAACCAGTTCAATGCACTTAATATCAATTTTGTAGTTATTTAAAAAATCTCAAAAGAATAAACTACCATTGAAGAAATTAACATGAGTTGTTTACAGTTTAAAACTAAAAAGGAGCTAAGAAGATACCACCAAAGAGTCCAGAAAGCCCAAAACCACTTTGCTTTCAGAAGTCAGGATCTTTTCTGCCTCATCaacttttgttatattttcaactCCAGGTCCTATCTTCTTCTTGATCCAGGTGACAATTGCATCCCTGATCATAAAATGATAGGAAAGAGATTAGAAAAGCTGAAGTAAGGGATTATCTAAAGAATTATgaggaaaaaaatagaaaaaaaaaagagccaCAGGTTAATAAAAGTGAACCCAAGAAAAAAGAATTCTGACTACAGACAAGCCCCTGCTTCTTTCTATGGCATCCCCATTACTTGGCAGTTCGCTAAACGACTCTCAAATTTCCACTCTTTGCTAATGGATCTTGAGAGACGTTCATTAGTTCCTTGACGCAGATATATGTCTGTTTCAGACAAGACCTTTGATGTCCGCAAGATCATCACATTAGTAGACGTTGAAACTCGGATGGAAACTAATTCCAAGAACGActcttagagaagaagcattagaTATGAAGAAAAGGAAATGGGGAAAAGAACTGAAGATTCTTGAGGGgaaaaaaagagaggagaaaacacAGCAATTGGTAAGTGAACTACTGGATATGGGAAATTCGCAAAGGAATCAACCGAAATTAGGCCAGATCGAGGCGAAGGGGATTCAGATCTAAGGAAAGGGCAAACACGGTCTCCTAAAACTTACCTACTCCTCTGGCCGGGGTAGTCCCTGTGGACACCGTCGACGAAGAACAGAACGGTGGGGAACCCCTGCACCTCGAAGCGCTGAGCGAGCTCGTTCTCCTCCGTGGCGTCCACCTTGGCAAGCACCACGTCCTCCCCCCGGAGGGCCGTGGCGGCGGCTGCGTACTCCGGCGCGAGGGCCTGGCAGTGCCCGCACCACGGCGCGTAGAACTCGACCATCACGTGGCGGTGCTTCTCCAGGAAGTCGCTGAAGTTGCCGTCAGTGAGCACCACGACGTCCGTCTCATCGATTGTGGGCACCGCGTTGTGCGATCCGTGGCCGAGGTCATCGAAGGCCTCGTCCTGATCCTGGTCGTCGTACTCGGACTCATCGGTGTCCGAGTACGAGTCGTCGGCGTGGTCCCCGGAGTCCTTGTCTTCATGGCTGACGGcgactccctcctcctcctcgaggaAGCTGAGGTCCTCCTCGTCGAGGTCCAGACCGGCGCCTCCCAGGGGGGCGGAGGCGACGACGGCATGGGCGAGGAGGAGAGACGAGatggcgagggcgagggcgaggaggaggactCGAGACGTCATGTCTCCACCTCGAGGTATAAACCGTGCGTTTCAATCACGGGGTTGGCGTCGACGGGTTTTTGCAAGGAAAACGGCAGCGATGAAGCGCCGCTTGGACACGTGGGGACACTTAACTGGCGCGGCGACGTAGGAGGCCAAGCTTTCGTCGAGTGGCACGCAGCCACGTGATATGCGTCAGCTTCGAGGTCTGACACAGGCGGGGAAATAGAGCCGCAGTTTAAAAGGATGCGGAGATCTAACCGTTGGTCATTGATCGTACGGTATTGATCAAGTAGGTGCATCCCACTTGAGTTCAGATGAGCAGCAGATCTTTTATTGtgcgacaaaaagaaaattattgcCTTGAGATTCGGAATTTCTGCCTTGAGATACGTGTGGTGCACTAAAGTGCCTGCGGTTTGCGAACTCGGACGCGTTGTACAATTGTTGGGTCGGATTTACTAAGTTGCCACGAGGATGAACGTTGACAATTGTTGGGTCGGATTTAGTCGTGCTAAGAACTGAAGACTCAATGCAAAGCTACGCCATTTTATAAGTCTAACATGTATATATAATTGGCTTATATTAGTTAGATCACGTCAAGATGGCTCATGCGACTTAGATTAGTTAGATCACACCATGTTTATATTATTTCTCTAAGATCCAAGGCTGAAGCGGGTTCAGATCCTCTGCTGAGTTCAAACAGGAAACCGAATCCGATTCCATGTCATTTTGAAGCAACACCACATGCTCGTGATCAGATGGCAGATTGGGCCGAGTTACCACGACACCGCTCGTCAGGCCAACCTCCTCGATCCGATCCGACCCGACCCAAATCGTGAAAAAGTACCGGAGTCCCTCAAAACTAGGGCTTCTTCTCCGCTGTTTCCCTCGCTCATCGCGCTCGGGAAGCAGAAAGGAATCGCCTTGTGATCGTTAGCGGCGAAATATGATTAGCATCCTTACTCAGGTAAACGAAACAGTTCCATTCGAACCATATTTTCTACTGCTTTTCCTCCCCGCTTCTGTTGTAGACTTCGATTCATTTGGCTTTGACTCAGGTGAATGGAACCAGCCTTGtcgatttccttttctttttttctttttttgtcgtaATGGTCTTGCAGTCTgtttttcctttgcttgctatcaTTTTATTTCATGTAGATCTtttgggggaaaaaaaaaaagaagaagatggaaAAGGAACTATCTTGATCGAGCTTGACGTGTTAATGCAGGAACGTCTTCTTGGCGTTGCCTTGGGGGCCGCCTTCGCGGCTTCGGTTGTTTTGGAGAACCGCAGGGCGATACACGGATCGATTTCTGACAACAGACCCGCATATTATGAGGTACGTTGGATCTGACTCCGAACTTTCTTCCTTGACATTTATGCTAGATTTATGATTtcgttgaaatatttttttttgttactaTTTTAGCAATTGTTTTATTCTCCAATCTCAACGAGCAAACCTTGTTCTTCAATATGATCTTCGTCGTGTGCCATTGTGGTTTCCATGATTCTGAAATCTTCTTTGACGAGCTAACACTGTAACGGAAGATATTAGATCAACTAAAAAAAGTCAACCTTTGTCTATTTCAGTTGGATATTTGTAGGACAGACTATAGGCACCAGACATCTAAATTTCATGGCGTGCATTATATAAGGTTGCAAACACTAATTAGTTTATTAGTGAAGTAGGTGTTGATTCCTCGTTTACAGAAATGATATGGTATATGGTGATAGCCAGGTGAACAAGTATCTTAAAAGTTTGCAACCGTGATGTAAGTGATTCCATACACCCACTTAGGTTGGATCTGTGCTTCAGGATTCAAAGAAATAGTTAATTCGAGGCGTTTGTGTAAGTGGATGGTTTCTAGTTTGCTTTAGCTCAACCAATTGATATGATACATTTTGGATGTTTGGAGGGTTACATATTAGACATCATACTTTTAGCAAGTTGTGAATAGGCTTAACAATGTCCTGATTTGTGCTGTTATTTTTAGTTCTTTATGTAGTTAATTGGGCCTTAGTACATGGCAGGACTTTATCCATGGGAATAACAACTCAGTGGAAGAAGTGAGGCCATTTATTGTACTTAAGAGGAAAAAGCACTTGTAGGTTTTGATCTGAAAAAAGTAAAATGTATGTGTTATGGAGTGTTCATTCCTGAAGGACATCTTTGGTGCAACAGGCCTTTGTGTTTAATTCTTGTGAAACAGTGGAAAAACTCTATCTGAAGAGTAATCCTGGAATATCATAACTGGATGTGGTTTTATTTCGCTTGATGCCAAAGTACCCATGATCATAATCGGTGATCAAATATGTAGCTTGATGTCTTGCTAGGTGCAAATGATGGCATAACCAGAGTAATAGATaagcatatatgcatatacagaACTATGGTAACAAGATCTTAAATAAAACCAACGATTATTTGATCACGGCTTCGGTTGTTTGATaagcatatatgcatatacagaACTATGGTAGGAATTTTAGCTAGAACTTAAATTGTTTGGAATATTGAAATATTGTGGAGCATACTCTGGATGATTTGTGGAGTCCTATTAGGGCTTAACTTGAAACTAAGAGTATTGTTGACTGAAACGATCCTGCTGCTCattttagattttatatgaaGCCAATGTATGGAAAAATAATATCAGTTTGAAAtggatttttattataataaaagccATTTTTAAGGCCAGTTGGtcattttaatcatttttttctGTAATTATGTTTCCTGCTgctgtatatatttttttttctaaatcttgTATTTCGCAAACTATCTTCTATCTCatccctgttaggatcggagcagcactaagaggggggggtgaattagtgcagcggattaaaacttcggtttttaaaaaatctttcgtatgataagagcggAACTTgacaagcttaatcttgaaagcgtattcttaaatatgcgtagcaaaagtaataaggaactagagcatataagaaggtttgcaataatgtaaatagtaataatgaaatgcaaaccaaggatcacgccgattttagagtggttcggtcaaatgacctactccacttgcgaggcccctcttcgatgaggctcccaccttccactagcaagtctcttgaaatggaagggtaaatacccctcttacaactctttacaagcggttcactcacagattttcgagaagagatgaggtgaacactagcaaattgaaaagaagacaagctaacacttttctaagacctttctctcaaactcttgctgctcaaaaagttgtaatctcagctgagatttgaggggtatttataggcctcaagaggattcaaatttgggctccaaaattcaaatcctctttgggttcccgatgctggcggtgccaccgcccagccaaggaggtgtcaccgcccagcactcgggtgctgggcggtgccaccgcctggctctccggttcacttggtttggcttacttttagcccaaaccaaatctgactttggccccagttggcccctaaccaggatataggattatcttcttaatcctaatcctaattacaagtgaactacataacaaaacacattctAAGCAATTtattaaccgcgaacgtcaagtcttgttccgacgagctttccgacgaacttcttccgacggtgtccaagcacgctcccgaacttgtgatgactttaatgagtagctgagacttctcggtgatctctgcgaacctccgacgatctcttcggcgaacttccaacaggttcttcgtgcttgactccgcactttgtttcgctttatgtcttcatcgttatcgtagttaatcctgcacatgcaagccaaaactctactccgatctagacagttattacaacgcgaatcgacattccgttgcccggcatgtcattggttggcgtttcgtccgattcttcagcgcatcgtcctctcttgcggcttgttgcccaatcggcggttgacctccgcaaccccgatatccttggtgcaattccgctctccttagcccgatgcccgacgtccgaagccttctgccgtccaatatcctgacgtgatctcctccggcgcaacgtcaattcctcctgcgttaactgtctaattctGATCGAGtaaacctacatcactcaaaatgcagttaaacatctaaacacaatcaattagttttatcatcaaaatccgagattcaacaatccccaTATATCATATACTTGGTTTAGTTGCATCTTGCCATTGCTTTACATGCATGACTATTTAAAACTAGTTTACAGAATCCCTTTTGGCCTGGCATTGTATCTCCTTCAATGTAAAGGTACTATTAATAGTTACacagtaaacaaataaaaagatcAACAGAGCCCATgtactcaatttttttttaatttcacttCTCCTAAAGAGCGTCTGAGGATTTAGCATGGATGGTTAGTCATCTTATAACGTAAGAAATTCTTTTCCTCTGGAGATTACTTAACTGGATGATGCATTTTCTGCAAATGCAAAGAAAGATACAAATCAACATATGCATAGATTTACTTCAGACCTTTGTCAATTATAAACTGCTGTTTGCTTTTGAAAAATCAGAACTAATTTTCACTCTGAGATACCGTCTGCAATTCAAGGACTTTCTGAGGACCATGTATCCTTATTTATCCAAGAGCACTAGTTCTGGACCTAAGGACCATGGTCCATTGGAAGAATTTTTTCCTTAAACATTAGTCTTATCAGTACTATTTGTCTTCCTTGAACATTAGTCTTATAATTACTATTTGTTTGTGTATATTATTCAGCATGCGAAGTTGCTCACTTAACAGTGGATCatttgatatcattttcagtGTAACAGTTCACCGGAGTTCACAATTGCAGATTATATTATTTGTGGCATTTGATAAATATCTGTAGGATGGATAAAAAATAGAGCCCCTAAAATGAGTGATGGCATTGGTATAGTCCCACAAAATAATCAACTTACAATAAAGGTATTCAAACTACTCTTGTTTGTCCCTAACATAGTGAACAGCCATTGAGTTCGACATTAGACCTGAACTTTTATTTTCACAATGTGGTTTTCTTAATTGCTAATTGCCTTGAAACATAATGTTCGTGTTTTGAATCTTTGTTGCCCTTCTTCACATAATGGTCATATTCTTCAAATTAATTGTGTAAATGAAACTTTAGTCTGTCTTTGCCTTTGTTGTCTTACCATTTTGGAGAAGAAAGCTCTTAACTTTTGCACCACCCTATTCATTGTGTTATTTGAAGCTAGTCTTATAGTGTGGCAATGCTGTTTTTCCTATATGACTCGTGTAATTTcaacacaacaacaacaagaagattgtaggtcccaactatttgggatcgctACATGGTACTTTTGCCATCATTAAGTTATGTAAAAAAGTTAAGATATGTAAAAAGTTATATGTTTGGTTaagttcagagtacttaaatctCTATTTATAGTATCAGAATCATTTTAACACGAGTCAGCAAAAATATTAACTTTAATTGAATAATTTTTGTCGAGTTATGAAATCTGACTTTTGCCGACTATCAATGTATTGATAAGGAGCACATGCTTGGGAAGAAGATGTCTTCTGAATTTGCCCAGATGTGGAACAAAGCTGTCGATGGGACACTAGGACAACTAATTATATATCTCAGCTCACGTGGATGGTAGTGAGTTCTCAGGATGACTTATCCAGAGCAAAAATCTAAGCAGTTGCTTCAATCTGCTCGGCATATATTTTCATGGTTTGATGTGGATGCCCTAATGTTTGTCTGGTCTGTGTTTCTGAAATTTTGCATTTCAACTTGTCTGATGTGCATGTTTGATGGAATTTGTTCAGAGTAATTTTTCTATATCAAGAtggattttcgataagaaaaccaGAGTTTGTAATATTTTACTGATTGTCACTCTAATAATCCACACAGAATTTATGTTCTTCAAATATTCTTTTGACAAGATTCATGCTTAATTTGCAGGTAGATGTTTTGTTTGATAAGTTTCTATTGGTACAAGTGATGTGTTTGTGTTATATATATAAATGCAAAAGGTATTTATCAGCCAAGTTAATTGGTATAAAAATTGAAGTTAAtattgtgtatatgtatgtatttgaccctccaatattatatatattaatccAAATATCCATCAACATTAGGATCCAGCATAAAATCTAACAGATTGAACGCGATTTGTTTTAGGCACCTCTTATTTGTGCATTGACCTCATGCTTGCATGATTACCATCTATGCCATCATCGCTACAACATCCGCCACTCCTCTTAAGGCGGTTCCTTCACGCATCGGGCTGTACGGTGCTTTTCGCCCGCCTCACGTCCGAACGGCGCCTCACCACCACGACGTAGGATGCCAACATGGCCGCGATCACCACGAGCGCCAGCCCAAGCACCACGGCCGCCACCCCGCTGGCCCCGACCCCCCCGCTCCCCGCCGGGGACGAGTGCTCGCCCGCCGCCTCCACCTCCTCGTCTGCCCTCACCTTGGCCGAGGTCGCCGCCGGGTAGAACGACGACGACGCCAGGGGCATCGGTGCGCTTGCGGGCGGGAGGAGGAGCTTCGGATGGAAGAACTCGAACGCCGTCGGAGGGAACGGCATCGGCTCCTGGAAGGCCAGCCCATGGGGCGACCTCTCCTGCAGCCTCACGACGGCGTGGTGTCGTCGTGCATCGCCGAAGTgcaggaggaggagagaagagagaaagaacAGCACCAGCGTGTAAGAAGGAAGTGCGAAGGCCATCGGAGCTCTCAGTCCTATACACCTCGATGACGAAGGCTaggctgtgtgtgtgtgtgtgttatatgcACTGAGCGTGGAGCAACAGGGAGAAGCAGAATGATGCACTGGGGCTGTGGctgtggggggtggggggtggggaggAATCATAGCGTTGGGTTTGATGTGCTGCCATGGCCTTTGCTTCCATGGAGATCAGTTGAGGATTGAGGAACAATGATGACTCGTTGTTGTATTATTACCCGTGGATTCTTTTCAGGAATACTTGAGCTTCAGCATTCATACCATAATGATGCAGAAGCCTCATAATTTGGTGCGACAGCACCATCTGCTTTGACTCCTTGCTGCAGCAGCAGATGTGTGTCAGTAGGGGATGAGGGAGTAGCATAGCACAGGTGGGATGGTGTTGCTTCTTCGATGAGCAAAGGCAAAAgtgagacatatatatatatacatatatagggtTTTGGAGCCAACGCATGCCTGAGAGAATCAATGCAACCCACAACTCTATGAAAGCTTGTCTACGTCTCAAGCGTTGGGCACGACACAAGTGTTGGTGGAAACGTTTCGCGTCATGCGACACGAGAGGTCCGTTCCCATGCAGGATCCCGATCCAACAATGTGATGGGTGCTTTGAGATTGGCGCACGGCTCAGAGGCTTCGATAGAAAACTTGAACTCGGTTCTCGATTGATGTGATGCATCCAAAATGATAAGATACACGGGGGTTTTAAAGTCTTTTCCCTCTCCAACAAATGGTGATGATTCAACAAAGATCATGAGCTTCAATGTAAtatctcttatttttttatttttgtaaggtCTTGTTTATAACGTAAGGATCTATtctgaattatttttataaaaaattgtttttataaatataaatattatttaatattttttatattaaataattttatattgaaaGCTCATTGTTAAGATAaaagatatgatttgtgaaagagtcatattaattaaaaaaaataaaagatatattacTAGCTAACTTAAGGATGGTGTCACTTATGTTTATTCCATAAATACATAAGCTTCCTTCTTGCATGTTTGACATCGTGTCATTTTTGTGTTaatcaaacctaagtaatttgagGAGAAGACTAAaggaaaatttaccaaaggaaaaAAATTTGTTGCAACTAATGTAgacttgagaagagaagggaatatGAACGAAAGTAGAAGAAGAATAAGTTTTgctttggcttgaggttttgGATCAATTCCTAGCAATCAAAATTTttcaaggcaagtattctaactctTTTCTACGGTGATTTTAATCTATGCTTTTATATTGATTATgtataatttgaaagattttgaCCTTGGATCTAATCCCTATCTTCTTTAGATATGAAACTttgaacttgagatttttttagatTCTGAGTCTCGTTTTAGCTATAACTATCTATGCCAaattctgatttagacaaaacttacaTATGAAAATAgactcttaaatatttttttctatagcTTATTTTATGAATTTAGAGTATAAGTACCTACCTAAACATCTTTTTTAATCGACTCTATAGATTTTGTATAACGGAGAGGATGTTgtctaaccttttgatactaaattaCTTGTAACTTTTTGTTGAAAATCTGAAAGATTTGAAGTTCAAATGTCTATTTAAACATCAATTCTAATTGACCTTATAGATTATAGAGAATAGGGATATAATTTCTTACcttttgatattaaattatttataattcctCGTTGAAAACTCTAATTAGTAAAAGATTTAATCCATCTAAAAGTAACTAATATATCTTTCAAATGATAACTTTCTTTGGTAAATTGAATATAACTTTTGTCAATTTTATTTATTCTTGTTTTATCTCTTTGAAATTGAATTAATAAGTATTAACTATTAGGATTAATAAGTATTTTAAGTCTTAGTTAGATTTAAAGTACTATTAGTTAGATTTTAAGTCTTAATTCCTCCCGGCGTTTCATCTAAcataattgtgtgtgtgtgtgtgttttttttgttttcatctcTAGTCAGCATAGGATCGTTGGGTTCGATTCCAATTTTTAGGAATCAAAGCTACGGTTTGACTCCCGGTTGGTATGGTTCTAAACCATCGAACCGTTGAACTAATTTGATTATAGATCGATTTGATTTCAATTTCGATTTAAATCAAATCATGATCATCTCTACCAATATCAAGAGCTAATAGAGATATTTGACATAAGGTTTGTATTTTCATATAAGTTTTGAACTCAGTTTGTACGGTATAGTATAAGTATATCAAGTCGTATATTTCGATAtatcgctcgatatatatatttatatatgtatatatatgtatgtatatatatatatatttatatgatgaCTCTGCTTGCATGAGGAGAAGGAGGCGATGTCGCTCGATTTCCCcgcacaaaaaaaaaagggtgtcGCCTTGCTCGATTTCTTCTGTTGGGGAGAAGAAATCACTTCTCCCCGTGATGCCACCAAGGCTTTGTCGTCATGAATCttcaagttttcttttttcttctccctcttctttcgtcTCTATCACGgacctctttcttctcttttttttttttttttcttcgccGTCATCATCAACCAATTTAGAAACGAAAATAGTCTATTGACCAATAAAGAAGATgtgttaaatttaaaaataagtatTAATAGCAAAAAAAGGAGAGTGTTGAATCATAATTTGTATGaggaaaaatatcataaaataatatatatatatatatatatatatatatatatatatatatatatatatatatatatatatatatatatatgtttgtttgAAGTCACAATATAGAATTCAGTATCGACTGAAGCTAGCATGTCCCAAGAAACAAATTTGGGCGTGGTCTGCAAACAACAACACACCATCATTAAAATGATTATGTTGTTATATAATTAATGAGCCAGTATCATATAGAAATGTCAAATCATATGATCAGACATGTAATGCTATTTTCATTATTTCCTTTGATTCCGGCTAAattagtgatgatgatgatgatgacgatataACTAAAGCAGACCttccaataagaaaattatttatatACTTTCCCTAGAAATAAAGAAGAATAATGGAGAAGAAACAATGTTATTTATTTCCCAGCCTTATCCATGGTAGCATGAAATTCTGGACCACGATGGTC belongs to Musa acuminata AAA Group cultivar baxijiao chromosome BXJ1-11, Cavendish_Baxijiao_AAA, whole genome shotgun sequence and includes:
- the LOC103970063 gene encoding uncharacterized protein LOC103970063, with amino-acid sequence MAFALPSYTLVLFFLSSLLLLHFGDARRHHAVVRLQERSPHGLAFQEPMPFPPTAFEFFHPKLLLPPASAPMPLASSSFYPAATSAKVRADEEVEAAGEHSSPAGSGGVGASGVAAVVLGLALVVIAAMLASYVVVVRRRSDVRRAKSTVQPDA